The Populus nigra chromosome 14, ddPopNigr1.1, whole genome shotgun sequence genome has a segment encoding these proteins:
- the LOC133672656 gene encoding SAL1 phosphatase-like isoform X1: protein MSYNKELAAAKKAVSLAARLCQMQKAILQSDVQSKSDKSPVTVADYGSQALVSYALQRELPSEQFSLVAEEDSEDLLKDGGQETLERITKLVNDILASDGSYSDSTLSTEDIVKAIDCGKSEGGSRGRHWVLDPIDGTKGFLRGDQYAIALALLDEGTVVLGVLACPNLPLTSIAGGSQPSLPGEVGCLFFSVVGGGTYMQPLDSSSAVKVQVSATDNPEEASLFESYEAAHSMHDLSSSIVTKLGVKAPPVRIDSQAKYGALSRGDGVIYLRFPHKGYREKIWDHAAGCIVVSEAGGLVIDVAGNPLDFSRGRYLDLDTGIIVTNQKLMPSLLKAVRESIEEKASSL, encoded by the exons atgtCTTACAATAAAGAACTTGCTGCTGCCAAGAAAGCTGTCTCTCTTGCTGCCCGCCTCTGCCAG ATGCAAAAAGCTATCTTGCAATCAGATGTCCAATCAAAATCAGATAAAAGTCCCGTCACTGTTGCTGATTATG GCTCTCAAGCACTAGTTAGTTATGCTCTGCAGCGGGAGCTTCCTTCTGAACAATTCTCCTTAGTGGCCGAGGAG GATTCAGAAGATCTCCTCAAGGATGGTGGCCAGGAAACACTAGAGCGAATCACAAAACTTGTTAACGATATTCTAGCTAGCGATGGATCATATAGTGATTCTACTTTATCCACTGAAGATATTGTCAAGGCCATTGACTGTGGAAAATCTGAAGGTGGTTCTCGAGGCAGACACTGGGTTCTGGACCCAATAGATGGCACTAAAGG GTTTTTAAGAGGAGATCAATATGCAATAGCTTTAGCATTGCTAGATGAAGGGACAGTAGTGTTGGGCGTCTTGGCTTGTCCCAATCTTCCGTTAACTTCCATTGCTGGTGGCTCTCAGCCTTCTTTGCCTGGCGAAGTtggttgccttttcttttctgtagtTGGCGGTGGAACTTACATGCAGCCACTGGATAGCTCTTCAGCAGTGAAG GTGCAAGTCAGCGCTACTGACAATCCTGAAGAAGCATCGCTCTTTGAATCATATGAAGCAGCACACTCCATGCATGATCTATCTAGTTCAATTGTCACA AAACTTGGTGTCAAAGCACCACCAGTTAGAATTGATAGCCAAGCAAAGTATGGCGCTCTGTCTAGAGGAGATGGGGTCATATACTTGCGATTTCCACATAAAGGTTACCGTGAAAAAATATGGGATCATGCTGCTGGATGCATAGTTGTATCAG AAGCTGGGGGTCTGGTCATAGATGTTGCAGGGAACCCCTTAGATTTTTCAAGAGGAAGATACCTGGATCTTGACACAGGCATCATTGTTACGAATCAGAAACTGATGCCATCACTTTTGAAGGCAGTTAGAGAATCCATAGAGGAGAAAGCTTCATCATTGTGA
- the LOC133672656 gene encoding SAL1 phosphatase-like isoform X2, whose product MSYNKELAAAKKAVSLAARLCQKMQKAILQSDVQSKSDKSPVTVADYGSQALVSYALQRELPSEQFSLVAEEDSEDLLKDGGQETLERITKLVNDILASDGSYSDSTLSTEDIVKAIDCGKSEGGSRGRHWVLDPIDGTKGFLRGDQYAIALALLDEGTVVLGVLACPNLPLTSIAGGSQPSLPGEVGCLFFSVVGGGTYMQPLDSSSAVKVQVSATDNPEEASLFESYEAAHSMHDLSSSIVTKLGVKAPPVRIDSQAKYGALSRGDGVIYLRFPHKGYREKIWDHAAGCIVVSEAGGLVIDVAGNPLDFSRGRYLDLDTGIIVTNQKLMPSLLKAVRESIEEKASSL is encoded by the exons atgtCTTACAATAAAGAACTTGCTGCTGCCAAGAAAGCTGTCTCTCTTGCTGCCCGCCTCTGCCAG AAGATGCAAAAAGCTATCTTGCAATCAGATGTCCAATCAAAATCAGATAAAAGTCCCGTCACTGTTGCTGATTATG GCTCTCAAGCACTAGTTAGTTATGCTCTGCAGCGGGAGCTTCCTTCTGAACAATTCTCCTTAGTGGCCGAGGAG GATTCAGAAGATCTCCTCAAGGATGGTGGCCAGGAAACACTAGAGCGAATCACAAAACTTGTTAACGATATTCTAGCTAGCGATGGATCATATAGTGATTCTACTTTATCCACTGAAGATATTGTCAAGGCCATTGACTGTGGAAAATCTGAAGGTGGTTCTCGAGGCAGACACTGGGTTCTGGACCCAATAGATGGCACTAAAGG GTTTTTAAGAGGAGATCAATATGCAATAGCTTTAGCATTGCTAGATGAAGGGACAGTAGTGTTGGGCGTCTTGGCTTGTCCCAATCTTCCGTTAACTTCCATTGCTGGTGGCTCTCAGCCTTCTTTGCCTGGCGAAGTtggttgccttttcttttctgtagtTGGCGGTGGAACTTACATGCAGCCACTGGATAGCTCTTCAGCAGTGAAG GTGCAAGTCAGCGCTACTGACAATCCTGAAGAAGCATCGCTCTTTGAATCATATGAAGCAGCACACTCCATGCATGATCTATCTAGTTCAATTGTCACA AAACTTGGTGTCAAAGCACCACCAGTTAGAATTGATAGCCAAGCAAAGTATGGCGCTCTGTCTAGAGGAGATGGGGTCATATACTTGCGATTTCCACATAAAGGTTACCGTGAAAAAATATGGGATCATGCTGCTGGATGCATAGTTGTATCAG AAGCTGGGGGTCTGGTCATAGATGTTGCAGGGAACCCCTTAGATTTTTCAAGAGGAAGATACCTGGATCTTGACACAGGCATCATTGTTACGAATCAGAAACTGATGCCATCACTTTTGAAGGCAGTTAGAGAATCCATAGAGGAGAAAGCTTCATCATTGTGA
- the LOC133672259 gene encoding NAC domain-containing protein 104-like: MGDHGCSGNLPPGFVFSPTDEELVLHFLHRKASLLPCNPDIIPDLGLYPHDPWQLEGKALSSGNQWYYFSQVMENQVTENGFWKSLDTEEPIFSSAGKKVGLKKYLVYCIGAEGVETSWMMQEYHLCNSKLSSTSYKRKKILDCHQWILCRVYEREGSCIQNVGNTTDDDDGTELSCLDEMFLSMDDDLDDISFPN; the protein is encoded by the exons ATGGGAGATCATGGCTGCAGTGGTAACCTTCCTCCGGGATTTGTTTTCAGCCCCACCGATGAAGAACTTGTCCTTCACTTTCTTCATCGCAAGGCCTCACTCTTACCTTGCAACCCTGACATCATTCCTGATCTTGGTCTCTATCCCCATGATCCCTGGCAACTTGAAG GCAAGGCTTTGTCAAGTGGAAACCAGTGGTACTACTTTAGCCAAGTGATGGAGAACCAAGTCACAGAAAATGGGTTTTGGAAGTCATTAGATACTGAAGAACCTATATTTAGTAGTGCTGGTAAGAAGGTTGGATTAAAGAAATACCTTGTGTATTGCATTGGTGCTGAAGGTGTAGAAACAAGCTGGATGATGCAGGAATATCATCTTTGCAACAGCAAATTGAGCAGCACATCTtacaagagaaagaaaatacta GATTGCCATCAATGGATCCTGTGTCGAGTCTATGAAAGGGAGGGAAGTTGCATCCAAAACGTCGGCAATACCACTGATGATGATGACGGGACTGAACTTTCATGTCTAGATGAGATGTTCTTATCAATGGATGATGATCTTGATGATATAAGTTTTCCAAATTAG